DNA sequence from the Chitinivorax tropicus genome:
TGGACAGATCATCGCCAGCAAATCACAGGTTGAAACGGGTGATGAAACCCTGTCCTATCAGGTGCCGCTGGAGCCGCCCGGAAAGGATCTGCTGCTGAAGGTCACCGCCTATCGCCAACCCAGCAGCATTGTCCGCAATCTGCTGGTCACGGCAGTCGTCAGTTTGGCGCTGGCTGTCGTATACAGCTGGTGGCGCCTACGGCGCCACGTCCAAGGGCGACTGCAGGCGGAGGCTGCGTTAAGAGCAGAACATGCCTTCCGGCAGGCGATGGAGGACTCCCTCTCGGTCGGCATGCGCGCCCGTGACCTGGAAGGCAGGATCATCTATGTCAACCCTGCTTTCTGCAAAATGGTCGGTTTCAGCAAGGAGGAGTTGATCGGCGCGACGCCACCCTACCCCTACTGGGTGCCAGAGGCCATGGAACACCACCTGCAGCAGAACCAGGCCGTGCTGTCGGGCAATGCCCCCATGGCAGGGTTTGAATCCCGCATCCGCCATCGGAATGGCCATTATGTGGACACCATGGTCTACACCACCCCGCTGATCGATGCCGATGGCCAGAAGCGCGGCTGGATGAGTTCGGTGCTGGACATCACCGAACGCAAGCGAATCGAGGAGCATACCCGCCAACAAGAAGAAGTATTGCGACAGACCGCCAAATTGGTCAGCATGGGCGAAATGGCCTCGACGCTGGCACATGAGTTGAATCAACCCTTGATGGCCATGTCGGGTTACGCCAACGCAGCCCAGCAGTTGGCCAAGCAGCCTGATCGCCAACTGCTGCTTGGCAGCACATTGGACAAGATTGCTGAGCAAGCCCAGCGCGCCGCCCAGATCGTCAGGCGCATCCGTGAATTCGTCCGTCGGAGCACGCCACACCGTGAGACGTGTAACCTGAATAGCGTAATAGATGACGCAATGGGCTTGGTTGAGCCCGATGCACGCCAGAAACGCGTCAAATTGGTGGTCAACCAGCAACCGCTACCCGACATCCAGGCGGACAAGGTGCTTATCGAGCAGGTGCTGCTCAACCTTTTACGCAATGCGATCGATGCGTGTGCCAGCCAGCCAGCCAGCGGGGGGGAAATCACCATCATGGCGTGCGAATACCGTGGTATGCTGCAAGTCAGCGTGCGGGACACAGGTGGCGGTATCCCCGACCAAGTTGCCCAACACCTGTTCGAAGCGTTTTTCACCACCAAGAACATGGGTATGGGCATGGGCTTGAGTATCTGCCGCTCCATCATCGAAAATCACCAAGGTAAGCT
Encoded proteins:
- a CDS encoding two-component system sensor histidine kinase NtrB encodes the protein MNLIFPPRVPTATHRSLWLLPRIALALFIAAVAGLLWYSHHDERSEQRQVLINDVLWVEQNLRFQFEQTEERLRSLLQSQRSGQLDLDTFNARVQFIQSSNPGVTRVQIRSPDDAAIYDSTPIGRQYLPEIQAASAFATRSGNSSYSDIFKQGQDAIIALVVPEGEHVAVALMSLNKMVAQQVPWWFAVKYRLVIHDSNGQIIASKSQVETGDETLSYQVPLEPPGKDLLLKVTAYRQPSSIVRNLLVTAVVSLALAVVYSWWRLRRHVQGRLQAEAALRAEHAFRQAMEDSLSVGMRARDLEGRIIYVNPAFCKMVGFSKEELIGATPPYPYWVPEAMEHHLQQNQAVLSGNAPMAGFESRIRHRNGHYVDTMVYTTPLIDADGQKRGWMSSVLDITERKRIEEHTRQQEEVLRQTAKLVSMGEMASTLAHELNQPLMAMSGYANAAQQLAKQPDRQLLLGSTLDKIAEQAQRAAQIVRRIREFVRRSTPHRETCNLNSVIDDAMGLVEPDARQKRVKLVVNQQPLPDIQADKVLIEQVLLNLLRNAIDACASQPASGGEITIMACEYRGMLQVSVRDTGGGIPDQVAQHLFEAFFTTKNMGMGMGLSICRSIIENHQGKLWFETEPGVGTCFHFTLPL